One Rosa chinensis cultivar Old Blush chromosome 5, RchiOBHm-V2, whole genome shotgun sequence genomic region harbors:
- the LOC121049601 gene encoding phosphatidate cytidylyltransferase-like, whose translation MIFEEEWFPWKGISILPVERLALCLGLFSSIMTPFGSFFASGFKKAFKVKDFGDSIPGHGGLSSKVIFFKMALLSTLSVSYACNVTAYANFGRPQMEICCTISGLVQFLMNLLMLFKVLSAEM comes from the exons TTTCCTTGGAAAGGGATCTCAATTTTGCCAGTTGAAAGGCTTGCTCTGTGTCTTGGTTTGTTCTCATCAATTATGACACCTTTTGGAAGCTTCTTTGCAAGTGGTTTTAAAAAAGCTTTCAAAGTCAAG GATTTTGGTGACAGCATCCCTGGGCATGGTGGATTGTCAAGTAAAGTTATCTTTTTTAAAATGGCACTTTTGTCTACTCTTTCTGTTTCTTATGCCTGTAATGTAACTGCATATGCTAATTTTGGAAGACCTCAAATGGAGATATGTTGCACCATCTCTGGACTGGTCCAATTTCTAATGAATCTGTTGATGTTGTTCAAAGTGTTGTCTGCGGAGATGTGA